The following are from one region of the Maribacter aquivivus genome:
- a CDS encoding 4Fe-4S single cluster domain-containing protein, producing the protein MDIHISRMHYPVTTLGPGKRIGIWLQGCSIHCEGCISMDTWQFNINKVSINDLKQVLKTWLPQCDGITISGGEPFDQENALIELLEFLNSYNKNILVYSGYSFDGLKDKKLVQSGLIDVLISEPYDHTKSQTKRLLGSDNQQVHFLTSLGKSEFATYLEQPLEKELDIHITPETVWMAGIPINGMKEIAQASKENNVTLSHSQAVTKNK; encoded by the coding sequence GCATAGGTATTTGGTTACAAGGTTGTTCTATACATTGTGAAGGTTGTATTTCTATGGATACTTGGCAGTTTAATATCAACAAAGTATCGATCAACGACCTTAAGCAGGTTTTAAAAACTTGGCTACCACAATGTGACGGAATTACCATTTCTGGTGGAGAACCTTTTGATCAAGAAAATGCGCTAATAGAACTGCTTGAATTCTTAAATTCTTATAACAAGAACATCTTGGTTTACAGCGGATATTCTTTTGATGGTTTGAAGGATAAAAAACTTGTTCAAAGCGGATTAATAGATGTTCTAATTTCTGAACCTTATGATCATACTAAAAGTCAGACAAAACGACTTCTAGGTAGCGATAATCAACAAGTACATTTTTTAACATCGTTGGGTAAAAGTGAATTTGCTACTTATTTAGAACAACCCTTAGAAAAAGAATTGGACATTCATATTACTCCAGAAACCGTTTGGATGGCAGGTATACCTATCAACGGTATGAAAGAAATTGCTCAAGCAAGTAAAGAAAATAATGTAACCTTATCGCACAGTCAAGCAGTGACTAAAAATAAATAA
- a CDS encoding protein kinase domain-containing protein yields MEFVRVCPACQSERPVQEMYCQNTVNDATCSWLLMNVTQTPKGGKIEIKNTPIVNISRHCTNGHEVQPNDFMCMECGADVETVSTPQKNADAKQLDEYQIVKTVKTQRTTKECYIVKDTADKEYFLTLYFENSEPDKGIYKVLGKMDTDHVATLIKTGTWNGRFFEVSERIAGGSLDKLGYLELDRIEKLVDEVGRAIHDLSEAGIRHRDICPTNILLRNSESFDLVIIDFSSARLSDYDLDTDTPIELTRYTAPEAIIGGISPASDWWSLGMIVLEHITKGTFFENINDKAFMIHLITRGVDIPTSIDARILLLLRGLLSRDPVKRWNWEQVDKWLKKEEVEAPVEQHTTVTQKEKKIELGSESYTNVAFFALAAAEEAHWEEGLSLFNSGSLASWVNEVLGNHEKAAAVRNLRNKEDIPLEWRYPLALMVLNEALPLTWRGQIVIPAWLMGNTKEAINLVEGNVPDYLASIQREKWLVQLKERKANIARKAKNQGIQLDNDKFLIYSLSSSRVKLKSELDFLRRLYPDAHNAGLSDVMSNLRVREEDMILVLSATRDQFITLEALLKKTIKLANKHDLELNIPFYEACLVKYRLEIFEMLNNHLEGFSRCNNEALDRWADRFRIEKRLPIIPSVLCLSIPKNQWIAPPKHEYGSSLLRHFEKKVVYASSRGPLVRLIISKHSSRIDVDELGTSLKSSKKLVQSILKRSTGSENVDPLAFNKNALLARRTRRMLLKAANFKRDTGLDSLFMGFPFLVSQQKMTHRPRLMPILLWPVSLDLSSRATTSLKISFDYAQGEIRINPALANSLDSDSYKKIEKISREILGRQSLQIDEIIDAFSACFPAKTNELTAHPSVNFNRDEIGTELHPSAVFFNANFTGQAISEDLRLLQKLPHTGSSMEPILKISEPEITTQVEESTENGRYTTMAIDPSQDNAVLKSRSAPGIVIEGPPGTGKSQTIVNIISDCIGRNEKVLVISQKRAAIQVILKRLQAVGLDKRALLITDLIRDRQPIIQGIREQIAHYYSQPYNQHTLDNLIQKREDLGKKIDRIEANLDVLSHQIHLVDDTSGLSYRNVLSELIAITSKEYLEVPELRMLFEDSTRDKLNIHIEEISSLIADWAPSNYEGNNLQNLQVTSFDSTTETVLTKDLKTFYETEKIRVDFIKESTGKLDTVNAEHYSLWLASHKNVLINVSKSQASQSQLWLNLLYDEFDNRSIGEDIHDKLSQLLEQVEQLISNFKDDRFAHYFDTLDDDKVLKLNKVCTSYLSTSSLKIMNPFYWIHKAQLKKITNEHHLQLNENTVKELQAAVHLENKFRAYRKEYAQNLVKLKTNSLEINEPRRLAVDIKSTTRDLSQAISLVSTLRSCPAKDEARAILETGDENAYEEFSIALENASTRHQNRQQSLEKLQVLEKWLTPNAVSNFNHAIEHNYRDLDPITSIIADMENFVAYQKFRIRFNDSPAQNELIEIFAILRNYEQELSHFSKEKWSSVIGTSLHREGLLAWKQRIEKTYPSMLMAESEVINKIGDLEKNLKSMKTLNRNILALNFNFDKIDSQSAWNSITRLRGKNYKKLREFITEGEPLGLLELRPVWLMNPEVVSQALPLQSGMFDVVIFDEASQMLVDHAIPALYRGKRVIISGDEKQMPPTGFFTKKIEDDDDDTDQSELDEDHSEEELVNYEDAWNKKEVKDSPDLLSLAKTVLPTTTLQIHYRSQYKALINYSNYAFYDGMLHIPAYHPKEEITAVKPLEVLRVNGIYDEQTNRDEADTLIAYLAKHWTLPEDERLSTGIVTFNKKQAELIEDIIEKHAVEDGTFGRALTIARNKQQDGEDMGFFVKNVENVQGDERDMILFSTTFGINTLGSFRRNFGALGHRGGERRLNVAITRARNKVVIATSMPTQAISDILSTGRLASKPRDYIQTYLNYAEIHSNNQIEMATKTLRLLSTSDQQQIAKIRNDGFKNIVKAYVESLGYETVEDSDNSVFYMDLAIKDKQQGHFVLGIECDAPYNMLLKQARYRELWRPKVLKRSIPHIHRTTSYQWLENTQEEQLKLKNAIKMALIQH; encoded by the coding sequence ATGGAATTTGTAAGAGTTTGTCCTGCTTGCCAAAGTGAACGTCCTGTTCAAGAGATGTATTGCCAAAATACGGTCAACGATGCTACGTGTAGTTGGTTGTTAATGAATGTTACGCAAACACCTAAAGGCGGTAAAATAGAAATCAAAAATACCCCTATAGTCAACATTTCACGCCACTGTACTAACGGACATGAAGTACAGCCAAACGACTTTATGTGCATGGAATGTGGTGCAGATGTAGAAACAGTATCCACACCTCAAAAAAATGCAGATGCCAAGCAATTAGACGAATATCAGATTGTAAAAACTGTAAAGACACAACGCACCACCAAAGAGTGTTATATCGTTAAAGACACTGCAGATAAAGAATATTTTCTTACCCTATATTTCGAAAACAGCGAGCCAGACAAAGGTATTTATAAGGTATTGGGCAAAATGGATACCGACCATGTTGCCACACTCATAAAAACGGGTACTTGGAACGGTAGATTTTTTGAGGTCTCAGAGCGTATCGCAGGAGGCTCTTTAGATAAATTGGGGTACTTAGAATTAGACAGGATTGAAAAATTAGTAGATGAGGTTGGCCGAGCTATACACGACCTTTCTGAAGCAGGCATACGACACCGCGATATTTGCCCTACTAATATACTCTTAAGAAATTCAGAAAGTTTTGATCTTGTAATTATAGATTTTAGTTCGGCTCGTTTGTCTGATTATGACCTTGATACGGATACGCCTATAGAACTTACTAGGTATACCGCCCCAGAAGCGATTATTGGTGGTATTAGTCCCGCTTCAGATTGGTGGAGCCTTGGAATGATCGTTCTGGAACACATTACAAAAGGGACTTTCTTTGAAAACATCAACGACAAAGCCTTTATGATTCATTTAATCACTAGAGGTGTTGATATTCCAACTTCTATTGATGCTCGCATATTACTTTTACTTAGAGGTCTTTTAAGTCGAGATCCTGTTAAACGTTGGAATTGGGAGCAGGTTGATAAATGGCTTAAAAAAGAAGAAGTCGAAGCCCCTGTTGAACAACATACAACAGTCACACAAAAAGAAAAGAAAATAGAGCTTGGCTCAGAAAGCTATACAAATGTAGCATTCTTTGCACTTGCCGCTGCCGAAGAAGCACATTGGGAAGAAGGACTCTCACTATTTAACTCTGGATCACTTGCCAGCTGGGTAAATGAAGTACTTGGAAATCATGAAAAAGCTGCTGCTGTACGTAATCTTCGTAACAAAGAAGATATACCACTAGAATGGCGATATCCCCTTGCCTTAATGGTCTTAAATGAGGCTTTGCCACTAACTTGGCGTGGACAAATTGTAATCCCCGCTTGGCTTATGGGAAACACAAAAGAAGCCATCAACCTTGTGGAAGGAAACGTGCCAGATTATTTGGCAAGTATACAACGCGAAAAATGGCTTGTACAACTCAAAGAAAGAAAAGCAAACATTGCTCGAAAAGCTAAAAACCAAGGTATACAATTAGATAATGACAAATTTCTAATCTACAGCCTAAGTTCATCAAGGGTAAAACTTAAGTCTGAATTAGATTTTTTACGACGTCTCTACCCCGATGCACATAACGCCGGACTCTCTGATGTTATGAGTAACCTTAGGGTAAGAGAAGAAGATATGATTCTCGTACTAAGTGCCACACGAGATCAGTTCATTACACTAGAGGCCCTTTTAAAGAAAACCATAAAACTTGCTAACAAGCATGATTTAGAGCTAAATATTCCCTTCTATGAGGCATGTTTGGTAAAGTATCGTTTAGAAATATTTGAGATGCTTAATAATCATTTAGAAGGTTTTTCTAGATGTAATAATGAAGCGCTTGATCGCTGGGCTGATCGCTTTAGAATTGAAAAACGATTACCGATAATACCTTCGGTATTATGTCTTTCTATACCCAAAAATCAATGGATTGCCCCACCAAAACATGAATACGGCTCTAGCTTGTTGCGTCATTTTGAGAAAAAAGTTGTTTACGCTTCTTCTAGAGGACCACTTGTAAGACTGATCATATCTAAACATTCATCTCGTATTGACGTTGACGAACTAGGCACAAGCTTAAAATCATCTAAAAAACTTGTACAAAGTATTCTTAAAAGGTCTACAGGATCAGAAAATGTGGATCCATTAGCTTTCAATAAAAATGCGCTCTTAGCAAGACGAACACGACGAATGTTGCTAAAAGCTGCCAATTTTAAACGAGATACAGGTTTAGACTCCCTATTTATGGGATTTCCCTTTTTAGTCTCTCAACAGAAAATGACACATAGGCCTCGCTTAATGCCTATACTATTGTGGCCAGTTTCTCTTGACCTTAGTTCGCGGGCGACAACATCTCTCAAAATAAGTTTTGATTATGCCCAAGGTGAAATACGAATAAATCCTGCGCTGGCAAATTCATTAGATTCAGATAGTTATAAAAAAATAGAAAAAATTAGTCGCGAGATTCTAGGGAGGCAATCGCTACAAATAGATGAAATTATCGATGCGTTTAGCGCATGTTTTCCTGCGAAAACAAATGAGCTCACCGCACACCCTAGTGTTAATTTCAATAGAGATGAAATTGGAACAGAGCTGCACCCATCTGCGGTATTTTTCAATGCAAATTTTACGGGTCAGGCCATTAGTGAAGACTTACGTCTTTTACAAAAATTACCGCACACAGGTTCATCAATGGAACCTATCTTAAAAATTTCTGAACCTGAAATAACTACCCAAGTAGAAGAAAGTACAGAAAATGGTCGGTATACTACAATGGCAATTGATCCTTCTCAAGATAACGCTGTTCTAAAAAGTAGATCAGCGCCAGGCATCGTTATAGAAGGTCCACCAGGTACAGGAAAAAGTCAAACCATTGTCAATATTATTTCAGATTGTATTGGTAGAAACGAAAAAGTGTTGGTCATTTCTCAAAAGAGAGCTGCAATACAAGTTATTTTAAAAAGATTACAAGCAGTAGGCTTAGATAAAAGAGCCTTGCTTATTACAGATTTAATACGCGACCGCCAACCAATCATACAAGGTATACGAGAACAAATAGCACACTATTATTCTCAACCTTACAATCAACACACCTTAGATAATCTTATACAAAAACGCGAAGATCTCGGAAAAAAAATAGATAGAATAGAAGCTAATCTTGATGTATTATCTCATCAGATTCATCTTGTAGACGATACTTCTGGGTTAAGCTATAGAAATGTACTATCAGAATTGATCGCTATTACTTCGAAAGAATACCTAGAAGTACCTGAACTGAGAATGCTTTTTGAAGATAGCACCAGAGACAAGCTTAACATACATATTGAAGAAATAAGTAGCTTAATAGCAGATTGGGCACCCTCTAATTATGAAGGTAATAATCTTCAAAACCTTCAAGTAACTTCGTTTGATAGTACTACTGAAACAGTATTGACCAAAGATCTTAAAACGTTCTATGAAACAGAAAAAATACGTGTAGACTTTATTAAAGAATCTACTGGAAAACTAGACACCGTTAATGCGGAACATTATAGTCTATGGTTAGCTTCACATAAGAATGTGTTGATAAACGTATCAAAATCACAAGCTTCGCAAAGTCAACTTTGGCTAAATCTTCTTTATGATGAATTTGATAACCGCTCTATTGGTGAAGATATTCATGACAAGCTTAGTCAATTATTAGAACAAGTAGAGCAGCTTATCTCTAACTTTAAAGACGATAGATTTGCTCATTATTTCGATACGTTAGATGATGATAAAGTATTGAAATTAAATAAGGTCTGTACTAGTTATTTAAGTACATCTAGTCTAAAAATTATGAATCCTTTTTACTGGATTCATAAAGCTCAACTTAAAAAAATAACGAATGAGCATCACCTTCAATTAAATGAAAATACCGTTAAAGAATTACAAGCTGCAGTACACCTTGAAAATAAATTTAGAGCGTATCGCAAAGAATACGCTCAAAATCTTGTAAAATTAAAGACTAATTCTCTCGAAATAAATGAACCGAGGCGATTGGCTGTAGACATAAAATCAACGACTCGAGATTTATCACAAGCAATTTCACTGGTAAGTACCTTACGTAGCTGTCCTGCAAAAGATGAAGCAAGAGCAATACTTGAAACGGGTGATGAGAATGCCTATGAAGAGTTCTCTATTGCCTTAGAAAATGCAAGCACGCGCCATCAAAACAGGCAACAATCTTTAGAGAAGTTACAGGTGCTTGAAAAATGGTTGACACCTAATGCGGTCTCTAATTTTAATCATGCTATAGAACATAATTACAGAGACTTAGACCCTATTACATCGATCATTGCTGATATGGAAAATTTTGTTGCCTATCAAAAATTTAGAATACGTTTTAACGATAGTCCCGCTCAAAATGAACTGATAGAAATCTTTGCTATTCTTAGAAATTATGAACAAGAATTATCTCATTTTTCTAAAGAAAAGTGGTCGTCCGTTATAGGTACTTCGCTTCATCGTGAAGGATTGTTGGCTTGGAAGCAGCGTATTGAAAAAACGTATCCCTCAATGCTTATGGCAGAGAGTGAAGTGATCAATAAGATTGGTGATTTAGAAAAAAATCTAAAATCGATGAAAACGCTCAATCGAAATATTCTAGCACTCAACTTCAATTTTGACAAAATAGATTCTCAATCAGCATGGAATAGTATAACAAGATTGAGAGGTAAGAATTACAAAAAACTTCGTGAATTTATAACGGAAGGCGAACCATTAGGATTACTTGAACTAAGACCCGTTTGGCTTATGAATCCTGAGGTGGTTTCTCAAGCATTACCCTTACAGTCCGGTATGTTCGATGTTGTAATTTTTGATGAGGCATCGCAAATGTTAGTGGATCATGCAATACCCGCATTGTATAGAGGTAAACGGGTAATTATAAGCGGAGACGAAAAACAAATGCCTCCCACAGGATTTTTTACCAAGAAGATAGAAGACGACGATGATGATACGGATCAGTCAGAACTTGACGAAGATCACTCTGAAGAAGAGCTTGTAAATTATGAAGATGCGTGGAATAAAAAAGAGGTAAAAGACAGTCCGGATCTGCTGTCCTTGGCAAAAACAGTCTTGCCTACCACTACCCTACAAATACATTATCGTTCGCAATACAAGGCACTTATCAATTATTCTAATTACGCATTCTATGATGGTATGTTACATATTCCTGCATATCATCCAAAGGAAGAAATTACCGCTGTAAAACCTTTAGAAGTACTTCGTGTTAATGGAATTTATGACGAACAGACCAATAGAGACGAAGCGGATACATTAATTGCTTATTTAGCTAAACATTGGACACTTCCTGAAGATGAGAGACTGAGTACGGGTATTGTTACCTTCAATAAAAAGCAAGCAGAACTTATTGAAGATATCATTGAAAAACATGCCGTAGAAGATGGTACGTTTGGTAGAGCCCTTACCATTGCTCGTAACAAGCAGCAAGATGGAGAAGATATGGGGTTCTTTGTTAAAAATGTAGAAAACGTTCAAGGTGATGAGCGAGATATGATTTTATTCAGCACTACTTTTGGTATTAACACCTTAGGTTCGTTTCGTAGAAATTTTGGGGCGTTAGGTCATCGCGGTGGCGAACGTCGACTTAATGTAGCCATCACTAGAGCTCGGAATAAAGTAGTTATTGCAACCTCTATGCCTACACAAGCAATATCTGATATTTTATCTACAGGAAGATTGGCATCTAAACCTAGAGATTATATACAAACGTATCTCAATTATGCAGAAATACACTCTAATAATCAAATTGAGATGGCTACCAAAACCTTACGCCTTTTATCTACTAGCGATCAACAGCAAATAGCTAAGATCAGAAATGACGGATTCAAAAATATCGTTAAAGCCTATGTGGAGAGTTTGGGTTATGAGACTGTAGAAGACAGTGATAATTCTGTATTCTATATGGATCTTGCCATTAAAGATAAACAACAAGGTCATTTTGTATTAGGTATAGAATGTGATGCACCTTATAATATGCTTTTAAAACAGGCTCGTTATAGAGAATTATGGCGCCCAAAAGTATTAAAGAGATCTATTCCACATATACACCGAACAACATCATACCAGTGGCTTGAGAATACTCAAGAGGAACAGTTAAAACTCAAAAACGCCATAAAAATGGCACTAATACAACATTAA
- a CDS encoding glycoside hydrolase family 5 protein, whose amino-acid sequence MKNFSPFLFLLSITILIGCSSSENQVNNNTSEGTDSLETPENNVIPNEVINGDMRDISPKEFVLDMGSGWNLGNTLDTEDVDKTAWGNPFTTKAMIDAISEKGFKTLRLPVTWRFHTGAAPDYILESDWLDRVEDIANYALNNDMYVIINVHHDDEWIIPTYENAPAVKDRLTKTWTQIANRFKPYGDYVIFETLNEPRHEGSPEEWEGGTAEGRDVVNQYHQVSVDAIRATEGNNAIRKIMVSTYAAGTGENVLEDYQVPNNDENVIASIHSYSPYLFSLAGTDPTWGTDADKAELTEEFNTIQDKFENDSRAVVMGEWGSTFANNEADRLSHAEFYANICAERGICPIWWDNGNANEFGLFNRNTLEWVYPEIADAIVNATR is encoded by the coding sequence ATGAAAAATTTTTCCCCGTTTTTATTTCTTTTAAGTATCACTATTTTAATAGGATGCTCTAGTTCAGAAAATCAAGTAAATAATAATACTTCAGAAGGTACAGACAGCTTAGAAACACCTGAAAATAATGTTATACCAAATGAAGTTATTAATGGTGATATGCGAGATATATCACCTAAAGAATTTGTGTTGGACATGGGTTCTGGTTGGAACTTGGGTAATACTTTAGATACTGAAGATGTAGATAAGACAGCATGGGGAAATCCCTTTACAACCAAGGCCATGATTGATGCGATTTCTGAAAAAGGATTTAAAACTTTAAGATTACCTGTTACTTGGAGGTTTCATACAGGCGCAGCACCTGATTATATTTTAGAATCTGACTGGTTAGATAGGGTAGAAGATATTGCAAATTATGCTTTAAATAATGACATGTATGTTATCATCAATGTTCATCATGATGATGAGTGGATCATACCTACGTATGAAAATGCACCGGCAGTAAAAGACCGATTAACAAAAACATGGACACAAATAGCTAATAGATTTAAACCTTATGGAGATTATGTAATCTTTGAAACTTTAAATGAGCCACGCCACGAAGGGTCTCCTGAAGAATGGGAAGGTGGCACTGCCGAAGGTCGAGATGTTGTAAATCAATATCACCAAGTAAGTGTTGATGCAATCCGTGCTACGGAAGGCAACAATGCAATCCGAAAAATAATGGTTTCTACTTATGCCGCAGGCACTGGCGAAAACGTACTAGAAGATTATCAAGTACCTAATAATGATGAAAATGTAATAGCATCAATTCATAGTTATTCCCCATATTTATTCTCTTTAGCAGGAACTGACCCAACTTGGGGTACAGATGCTGATAAAGCAGAGCTAACTGAAGAGTTTAATACAATTCAAGATAAGTTTGAGAATGATAGTAGGGCAGTAGTAATGGGTGAATGGGGTTCTACATTTGCAAACAATGAAGCGGATCGTTTATCTCATGCTGAATTTTACGCTAATATATGTGCTGAACGCGGTATTTGTCCCATTTGGTGGGACAATGGTAATGCCAATGAATTTGGTCTTTTTAATAGGAACACATTAGAATGGGTTTACCCAGAAATTGCAGATGCTATTGTCAATGCTACGAGGTAA
- a CDS encoding alpha/beta hydrolase, with product MKNILLLLMLVVMGNTAAQDTIMPLWTKDEIPNQIKSLEKEVHEQNEILRISKVQVPTIEVYLPSKRDATGEAVLIFPGGGYGILAYDWEGTDIAKFFNSKGIAGVVVKYRLPSDVSQKDKRYVPLIDAQRAIRLVRNNAEKFNVESDKIGIIGFSAGGHLASTLGTHFNEKVYKAVDDIDNESARPDFMSLGYPVISFGEMTHQGSKKNLIGENPTIDIVDYFSNEKQVTEQTPPTFLLHATDDTVVPVENSLLFYKAVKDKGGSATMHIYPKGGHGFGLGLHDEHLKDWGERMIDWIVSLR from the coding sequence ATGAAAAACATACTATTGTTATTAATGCTTGTTGTTATGGGTAACACCGCAGCGCAAGATACCATTATGCCATTATGGACAAAAGATGAAATCCCTAATCAGATAAAGAGCTTAGAAAAGGAAGTACATGAACAAAATGAAATTTTACGAATAAGTAAAGTTCAAGTTCCAACTATAGAGGTTTATTTACCATCAAAACGAGATGCAACAGGAGAAGCAGTTTTAATTTTTCCAGGAGGAGGATATGGTATACTTGCCTATGATTGGGAAGGTACGGATATTGCAAAATTCTTTAACAGTAAGGGCATTGCAGGGGTGGTGGTAAAGTATCGTTTGCCTTCTGATGTTTCTCAAAAAGATAAAAGATATGTACCACTAATAGATGCTCAGAGAGCTATACGGTTGGTAAGGAATAATGCAGAAAAATTTAATGTTGAGTCGGATAAAATAGGAATAATAGGCTTCTCAGCAGGCGGGCATTTAGCATCGACCTTGGGAACACATTTTAACGAAAAAGTGTATAAAGCTGTTGATGATATTGATAATGAAAGTGCTCGACCAGATTTTATGTCATTGGGGTATCCTGTAATATCATTTGGCGAAATGACACACCAAGGTTCGAAGAAGAATTTAATAGGGGAGAACCCAACGATTGACATAGTTGATTATTTTTCGAATGAAAAACAAGTTACAGAGCAAACGCCACCAACTTTTTTACTACACGCTACAGATGACACCGTAGTACCTGTAGAAAATAGCTTGTTATTCTATAAAGCGGTAAAGGATAAAGGGGGTTCTGCAACGATGCATATTTATCCAAAAGGCGGTCACGGCTTCGGATTAGGCTTGCATGATGAACATTTGAAAGATTGGGGTGAGCGTATGATAGACTGGATTGTTTCTTTGAGATAG
- a CDS encoding M15 family metallopeptidase, whose amino-acid sequence MFKNRIWGLLLTAIFMFTLGCKEEVKNTNTATNAKKVVETVIDSIIEPKVEKPVFKSLEGIADTTFVRLADYSDGFAYDLRYATDNNFLKEQVYDCGECYTRAKTVKALLKANEEFKKHGVKIKFYDCYRPNSVQYKMWKIVPNPQYVANPVKGSIHNKGGAVDITLVTLDDEEVKMPSDFDFFGKRAYHDNFDLPQDILDNRKLLKETMEKYGFWSTRTEWWHYNLQGASHDPIANFKWDCE is encoded by the coding sequence ATGTTTAAGAATAGAATTTGGGGATTGTTACTAACGGCAATTTTTATGTTTACGCTAGGGTGTAAAGAAGAAGTTAAAAATACAAATACAGCTACAAATGCAAAGAAAGTCGTAGAAACTGTAATAGATTCTATAATAGAACCTAAAGTAGAGAAACCTGTGTTTAAAAGCCTAGAAGGTATTGCAGATACTACATTCGTTCGATTAGCAGACTATAGTGATGGCTTTGCGTATGACTTAAGATACGCTACAGATAATAATTTCTTGAAAGAGCAGGTATACGATTGTGGTGAATGCTATACGAGGGCAAAAACGGTTAAGGCTTTGCTGAAAGCAAATGAAGAATTTAAAAAGCATGGCGTAAAAATTAAATTTTACGACTGTTACAGACCTAATTCAGTACAGTATAAAATGTGGAAAATTGTTCCTAATCCGCAGTACGTGGCAAACCCTGTAAAAGGTTCAATTCATAATAAGGGCGGGGCAGTAGATATTACATTGGTTACTTTAGATGATGAGGAGGTTAAAATGCCTTCAGATTTTGATTTTTTTGGAAAGCGCGCCTATCACGATAATTTTGACTTGCCCCAAGACATTCTTGATAATAGAAAGCTACTTAAAGAAACCATGGAAAAATATGGGTTTTGGTCCACAAGAACCGAGTGGTGGCATTATAATTTACAAGGAGCATCGCATGACCCCATAGCCAATTTTAAATGGGATTGTGAATAA
- a CDS encoding glycoside hydrolase family 130 protein: MNNHIFLFLSLALLCFSCKNDKKQLNTNLEKPASPWLLGFQKTELNPIMKPDSTYTFLDPISKNEVRWQKADVFNPGAIVKNDTVFLLFRAEDNPDAILGERTSRVGLAYSTDGIHFTKYAKPVLFPDNDEFAKWDQPGGVEDPRIVETPEGTYIMLYTSWNNDVARLSSATSKDLKTWIKEGPVFENAFGGKYLNEWSKSGSIVTELVDGRLIAKRINGKYHMYWGELFVNVATSENGVDWEPSLTEKGDLLHSFKPTLNEFDSHLTEPGPPALYTDAGILLLYNGKNLSGDGATTKYPEGTYCGGQVLFDKNDPTNMLQRMEVPFICPSLPHEISGQYKAGTTFIQGLVYFNNKWFLYYGTADSMVGLAIKE, encoded by the coding sequence ATGAACAACCATATATTTCTTTTTTTGAGCTTAGCGCTATTATGTTTCTCATGTAAGAATGATAAGAAGCAATTAAATACGAATTTAGAAAAACCGGCATCTCCATGGCTTTTGGGTTTTCAGAAAACTGAGCTTAATCCAATAATGAAACCAGATTCTACTTATACATTTTTAGATCCGATTTCAAAGAATGAAGTCCGTTGGCAAAAGGCCGATGTTTTTAATCCGGGAGCTATTGTAAAAAATGATACGGTATTTTTATTATTTAGGGCAGAAGATAATCCTGATGCTATTTTGGGAGAAAGAACCTCACGCGTTGGATTAGCTTACAGTACTGACGGAATACACTTTACAAAATATGCAAAACCTGTACTTTTTCCCGATAACGATGAATTTGCCAAGTGGGATCAACCTGGTGGTGTAGAAGACCCTAGAATTGTTGAAACACCCGAAGGTACTTACATTATGCTTTATACAAGTTGGAATAATGATGTTGCCAGACTTTCTAGTGCTACGTCTAAAGATTTAAAAACATGGATAAAAGAAGGTCCGGTTTTTGAAAATGCCTTTGGAGGAAAATATTTGAACGAATGGAGCAAATCTGGATCAATTGTTACCGAATTAGTGGACGGGCGATTAATTGCAAAAAGAATAAACGGTAAATATCATATGTATTGGGGAGAGCTTTTCGTTAATGTTGCCACTTCTGAAAATGGAGTCGATTGGGAACCTAGCTTAACTGAAAAAGGTGATTTACTGCATAGTTTTAAACCGACTTTAAATGAGTTTGACAGTCATTTAACCGAACCGGGACCGCCAGCCTTATATACAGATGCGGGTATTCTCTTACTGTACAACGGTAAAAACTTAAGTGGAGATGGTGCTACGACTAAATACCCTGAAGGTACTTATTGTGGCGGACAAGTCTTGTTCGATAAAAATGATCCGACTAATATGCTACAAAGAATGGAGGTTCCTTTTATTTGCCCAAGTTTACCTCACGAAATCAGCGGACAATATAAGGCGGGAACAACCTTTATTCAAGGTTTGGTATATTTCAATAATAAGTGGTTTTTATATTACGGAACCGCCGATTCTATGGTTGGTTTGGCAATTAAAGAATAA